CTGCAGCCGGGCACGGTGAGCACGACGGTGCAGGTCACCGCCGCCGCCCCGCTGGTGAACACCTCCAACGGCACCATTGGAGACACCATCCGCGGCAAGCAGGTCACTCACCTTCCGCTGAATGGCCGCAATTTCACCGGTCTGGCGCTGCTGACTCCGGGTGTGACCCGCGGCTCCTATGGCAATGGGCAGAGCGGTGTGAGTGACAACACCGAGAGCTTCCGCAACAACGAGAGCGGTGGCGCTGCCCTGTCGGTCAATGGTCTTGATCCGACGGCAGACAATTACCTGCTCGATGGTCTGGATGACAACGATTCGCTCTTCAACACGATTGTGATCTTCCCGAATATTGACGCGACCGACGAGTTCAAGGTGGATACCAGCGTCGCCCCGGCGGAGTACGGACGAGCTGGCGGCGCGATTGTGTCTTCGTCGATCAAGAGCGGAACCAACCAGTATCACGGCTCGGCCTTCTGGTTTTATCGCAGCGCAAAGTTTGATGCGAACCCGAGCTACCGCTTTCTTGGAGCTCCGGCGAGCCCGAATCCCTCATTCAACCGCAACCAGCCCGGCTTCTCCATCGGCGGGCCCTTCATCAAGAACAAGCTCTTCGGTTTTGGCGACTATCAGGCTTTCCGCGAAGTGCAGCCCATCAACCCTTACTACCTCACGGTGCCCACGGCTCGTATGCGGCAGGGTGACTTTGGCGAGCTGCTCAACAACCCCGACGTGGTCAAGCAATTCACTGAGCCTTACTGTCTGATCCATCAGGGCGTGTCGCCTGCAGACTTTCAGAAGATGAACAACGGGCAGCTCTACGATCCTCAGACCTGCCAGCCGATTCCGAATAACAACATTGCCGCAGCCGGCATTGCCGAGAACCAGGCGGCGGTGAATTACTTCAACGCCTATCCCGCGCCGCAGCGCCCGGGCGTCATCAACAACTTTCTGGCGCATGAGCAGCAGTTCACGCACTACAACACCTTTGACGTTCGCCTTGATTATGACGCGACGCCCAAGGATGTGGCGTTCCTGCGCTTCAGCTATGACAACTCCGCGTTTACCAAGACGCCGGAACTCGGCACGCTGCCCTCGGGCTTCGGTACCGGCTCCACCTTTCTGCATGCGCGCTCGTGGGCGCTGGGTTACACGCATACCTTTACCCCGTCGCTGGTCAACGAGTTGCTCATCGGCTATAACCGCGACAACTATGGCTACCAGCCGCCGTTTTATGGCGATGCACTCTCAGCCAAGCTGGGAATCGTAAATGCCAACCGCAACCAGGAAACCAGCGGTGGAGCGCTCATTGGCGGCAACGCGGGCATCGACTACACCGGCGACTACGGCCTGTATGCCGTGCCGCAAAACACCATTGAAGCCAGCGACAGTGTGGACTGGGAGCATGGCCACCACTCCTTCAAGTTTGGTGCGACCGGCATCCTTCGCAATCTTGAGTACTTCCGTCCCATTGCCGGCAAGGGCTACTTCAACTTCGGCAACGGCGACTTTACCGGCTTTCCGACCGCGGAAATGCTGATCGGCTTCACTGACAACTACACCATCGGCGCGCAGAGCGGCTATTACAGCAACATCTCCTATGAAGATGGCTTTTTTGCGCAGGACGACTGGCGCGTGACCCAGCGGCTGACCCTCAACCTGGGCGTTCGCTATGATCTGATGCCGTGGCCCTATGAAACCCACAACCGCATGGCGTCGTTTGACGTCAACCCCAACAGCAACACCTATGGCCAGGTTCTGCTGGCCGGCAAGAACGGTGTGCGCCGCTCCATCATGGCGAACAACTATGGTGACTTTGC
The DNA window shown above is from Acidobacterium capsulatum ATCC 51196 and carries:
- a CDS encoding TonB-dependent receptor, which encodes MKSHDKKNAGSRKGWMTFLLLILFTALSAAGAYAQSDDGSIVGTVTDQTGAVIPNAAITVTNSDTGLTFHSTSNASGEFRIFAVPRGNYKADVTAPGFQSQSTSFAVQVTTTQTLIFKLQPGTVSTTVQVTAAAPLVNTSNGTIGDTIRGKQVTHLPLNGRNFTGLALLTPGVTRGSYGNGQSGVSDNTESFRNNESGGAALSVNGLDPTADNYLLDGLDDNDSLFNTIVIFPNIDATDEFKVDTSVAPAEYGRAGGAIVSSSIKSGTNQYHGSAFWFYRSAKFDANPSYRFLGAPASPNPSFNRNQPGFSIGGPFIKNKLFGFGDYQAFREVQPINPYYLTVPTARMRQGDFGELLNNPDVVKQFTEPYCLIHQGVSPADFQKMNNGQLYDPQTCQPIPNNNIAAAGIAENQAAVNYFNAYPAPQRPGVINNFLAHEQQFTHYNTFDVRLDYDATPKDVAFLRFSYDNSAFTKTPELGTLPSGFGTGSTFLHARSWALGYTHTFTPSLVNELLIGYNRDNYGYQPPFYGDALSAKLGIVNANRNQETSGGALIGGNAGIDYTGDYGLYAVPQNTIEASDSVDWEHGHHSFKFGATGILRNLEYFRPIAGKGYFNFGNGDFTGFPTAEMLIGFTDNYTIGAQSGYYSNISYEDGFFAQDDWRVTQRLTLNLGVRYDLMPWPYETHNRMASFDVNPNSNTYGQVLLAGKNGVRRSIMANNYGDFAPRIGFAWDMNGNGTRVLRGGYGIYYFPNYGGIGNQLGQQVPFGGSVAYDAQHGYCVTFTGQTPTPGTAYGCQAAATQTTPLPAPGFPNFNPANPPTGLSTLAVNIHNKNQGIQEWNLQLEQQFGKYDVVDLAYVGNKADHLSEYYNYNLYHFGTGLQNFPQFGTITYNNYNGSSDYNGLQLHFEHRQGRDLVVTGSYAWSHTMDDQPGTIALYYNPQASYGNSNQDQRNVFTSSILYSLPFGRGQRFFGHASYPVNLIIGGWQLNVIGHIASGNPFDLSVSNFATADTPDVTGPITYPKSISGLWFNTAPFTQAPSTQANGQNVFTRVGTLARNQVYGPGQRSADVSLEKDIPFTSRYVLQLHGDAFNVTNTPQFTNPISNYNDANFGKVTDTELDSQREIQLAARFVF